Below is a window of Stygiolobus azoricus DNA.
GAAGAAATACGATCTAAGTAATGTCAAAGCCGCAGTTCATACACCATGCCATGTTTATAAGCTAGTTCCCGATGATACCGTATACGATCCGAAAGTCTTCGAAGGTAGGAGACCCGCAGCGCCTACTGGTACTGTAATGAACTTCGGTGCTAAAATCGTTGATTATTCTACTTGGTGGGACTGCTGTGGATTCGGTTTCAGGCATATATTAACAGAGAGAGAATTCAGCAGGAGCTTCGCATTATTTAAGAAGGTAATTCCTGCAGTAGAGGAAGGACATGCAGACGTATTTGTAACATCTGATACTGGATGTGTAACGACACTAGACAAAAGCCAGTGGGCTGGAAAAGCTCATGGTTTTAACTATAACTTACCAGTTCTAGCAGACGCGCAGTTTGCAGCAATTGCAATGGGTGCAGATCCATACAAGATTGCTCAAATACATTGGCACGCAACTGATGTTGAAGGTTTCTTAAGGAAAATAGGTGTACCAGTTGATGACTACAAGGAGAAGTTCCTACAGTATCTAGCTGATTTAAGAGAAGGCAAAGCCCAGCCCGAATACTTGTATACTCCTCACAGAAAGATTGATTTCTACCTAACATTACCTGATAGAGTGAAGTGGTATAAGGGAGAAAAAGCTGTACAAAAGTGAAAAGCAAAATTTTTTAAATTAATTTTATTTAATAAATGTTAGGATTAGGTGATTAAATGGCCGGAGAAAAAGTTCTAGTTATTGGTGCAGGGCCAGCTGGTCTTTCAGCAGCGAAGGAGTTGGCTAATTTAGGAGTTAATGTGGTATTGGTAGAAAGGGAATCATACTTAGGTGGTACTCCTAAAAAGCTTAAGTATAGTCTCTTGTTCCCTAACCTAGTTCCTTCTGAGCAAGTTATTGATCCCCTGATTAAGGCTGTAGAAGGGAGTAAGAATATAAAGATCTATAAGGAGAGTATTGTAGATAGTGTAAAGCAGGAAGGAAGCGGTTTTGTTGTAGGTATAAAAGATAAAACTGGTAAAGTGATTAACGAGAAAGTTAATGCAATTATAGCTGCATCTGGTTTTGAACACTTCGATTCAAGGAGGAAATACGAATATGGTTACGGTATAGTCCCCAATATTTATCAGATATCAGACATAGAGAAAATGTTATCTGAGAATAAGCTAGTAACTACGAAAGGGACACCGCCAAAGAGGGTTGCTATATTATTGTGTGTAGGTTCAAGAGACGCTACTGTAGGTAATACGTATTGTTCTAGGGTATGCTGTGCAGTATCAATCAAACAAGCAATGGAGATAAAACAGAGAATACCTGATGCAGTTGTTCATATTTACTATATGGATATAAGAACATATGGTCTAATGGAAGATAGATTATATTGGAAGGCTCAATTAGATTATAGAGTAGGGTTTATAAGAGGTAGGATATCAGAGTTTATGAGAGGACCTAACGATACTGTAATAATTAAGGGAGAAGATACAATGAACTTAAACAGAGCGCTAGTAGTTCCATATGATATGGTGATATTAGCTAACGGTATGGAGTTAGGTTTAGGTTCAAAACAAGTAGCTAAAGTATTAGGCTTAGAGCTAGAACAGCATGGGTTTGTAAAGCCGCTTGACGAGCATACCTTACCAGTTCAGTCTACTAAGAAGGGTATATTCTTAGCTGGTGCGATAACTGGTCCTAAGACGATATCTGATTCAATAACAGAAGGTTATGCAGCTTCAATGAAAGCTTATGAATATATAACTAAAGGTATATGGGAGGAGCCCGTACAGGTAGAGGTGGCTCATCATTAACACTATTTTTTTAAATCCTGATTATGTAAGAGATATTTTTAATGCAATGTTAGATAAGGATGTAAATAATACTTATAGTGATCCTAAGAAATCTTTCTCTATAATTTTGGATGCTATGAAAATGAAATCTGATTTCCTCATGAACTTAGAAATTAGGACTGAGGAAGATCGTAAAAAACTATTTGAGGTATTTTTCCATCACAAGAAGTTTTATTCTCAAGTGGCTGAAAGTACTCCCTTGTCTGAATTTTCCGCCTTGTACTCCAAGATGAAGGATACTTCTCTACCTTATGATGATAGAGTTAACATATTTATAAACTCCGTAAAGGGGATGGAATTAAAAGATTCGAGGGATATGGCTAGGGAGCTTTTACATTATCTTCAGCCTACAGATTTCCCCCTATGGAATAGATGGGTGTGGAATGAAGAGAAGAATTCGGGTTCAATAACTTATGTCCTTAAGGATAACGTGACCTTAAAGAACAAGAATGATTTTATATCTGCAGTGAATGAGCTAAAAAGTATTTTATCAATTTTTGGTTTAGATACCTCAAATTATTATCCCACTACACTTTTTTTGGTCTATTCGTACGTAAGGTATTTAGATTACACTACACACCTTGCAATAGATAAAAAGGCGGCGGGGTTACTCCCCACTCATCTTTCCACAACCGCCTTGGTTTTAGGGTTAAAACCCTTCTTAAAGGTGGTGAAATATGCCCATTCCTGAGTTGGAAAAATCTATAATAAAAGGTGTAATTCAAAAAGATAAAGTAATAGTGGATGGAGTAGAAATAGACGGTACATGGAACGCATTTTTAGTAGAGAGAACACAAACGGGTTATGACCCTAGTGTATGGGACGAGATCGCTAACACTCTAGAAGGATATACAATCAGCGCTTGTTG
It encodes the following:
- a CDS encoding CoB--CoM heterodisulfide reductase iron-sulfur subunit A family protein translates to MAGEKVLVIGAGPAGLSAAKELANLGVNVVLVERESYLGGTPKKLKYSLLFPNLVPSEQVIDPLIKAVEGSKNIKIYKESIVDSVKQEGSGFVVGIKDKTGKVINEKVNAIIAASGFEHFDSRRKYEYGYGIVPNIYQISDIEKMLSENKLVTTKGTPPKRVAILLCVGSRDATVGNTYCSRVCCAVSIKQAMEIKQRIPDAVVHIYYMDIRTYGLMEDRLYWKAQLDYRVGFIRGRISEFMRGPNDTVIIKGEDTMNLNRALVVPYDMVILANGMELGLGSKQVAKVLGLELEQHGFVKPLDEHTLPVQSTKKGIFLAGAITGPKTISDSITEGYAASMKAYEYITKGIWEEPVQVEVAHH